From the genome of Candidatus Neomarinimicrobiota bacterium, one region includes:
- a CDS encoding DUF4835 family protein: MRILISLIIATTMVLAQFGKVEVTIDDRLLRDNERQELSSLRDEITRFYSGRIWDDDFSGLKIPLHISFAFQGMAQKGGLKTFHAQVLISDGMDLRYFDKSLQFYFSSGGAIHFDPVIFDPLGSFLAYYAYAVMAGYMDTYEFYGGNHAYDQAREIALRGIASDFPKGWSSRVQLLKEVTGNKGLREARFAYYVAMDLFDQGKPDAALKEFGLMMDGLKKVAYGFPVGRMQYFLKAHTKDISHRLTILGQDESLRYLADIDPENKMIYLRDIKK, encoded by the coding sequence ATGAGAATTCTAATCTCACTCATCATCGCCACGACTATGGTTTTGGCCCAATTTGGCAAAGTTGAAGTAACCATCGACGACCGTCTTCTTCGGGATAACGAAAGACAGGAGTTATCTTCCCTCAGGGATGAAATAACACGTTTTTATTCAGGACGTATCTGGGATGACGATTTCTCGGGGCTCAAAATTCCACTTCACATTTCATTCGCTTTTCAGGGTATGGCACAAAAAGGGGGACTTAAAACATTCCATGCCCAAGTATTGATTTCTGATGGAATGGATCTACGGTATTTTGATAAATCACTTCAATTCTATTTTAGTTCAGGGGGCGCCATCCATTTTGACCCTGTTATTTTTGATCCACTGGGCTCCTTCCTTGCCTATTACGCTTATGCGGTAATGGCAGGGTATATGGATACTTACGAATTTTACGGCGGCAACCATGCTTACGATCAAGCGCGGGAGATTGCACTCCGGGGGATTGCTTCTGACTTTCCCAAAGGATGGTCCTCTCGTGTACAATTACTAAAAGAAGTAACGGGAAACAAAGGTCTTCGAGAAGCTCGCTTTGCTTACTATGTGGCCATGGATCTATTTGATCAAGGCAAACCCGATGCAGCCTTAAAGGAATTTGGCTTAATGATGGATGGGCTGAAAAAAGTAGCATACGGCTTTCCCGTGGGACGGATGCAGTATTTTCTAAAAGCTCATACTAAAGATATCAGCCATAGGTTAACTATATTGGGCCAAGATGAATCACTGCGATATTTGGCCGATATTGACCCGGAAAATAAAATGATATATTTAAGGGATATAAAAAAGTAA
- a CDS encoding glycosyltransferase family 2 protein codes for MYNPLVSVIIPHWNGIEVLSECLESLVQTRYPNFEIIVVDNASTDGSPDWVSLNFPQVKLIENDQNYGYAGGCNRGAKVANGDYLVFLNNDTIQDHHWLDGLVDFMNLNQDVAAVQPKILNYFERDIFDYAGGAGGWIDVLGFPFARGRVFFEREKDEGQYDRMRPIFWASGTAIMVRKSDFESASGFDETFFAHQEEIDLCWKFRLMGKETWAIPSSVVYHKNAVTLPMFSRQKQYLNHRNSLLMVLSNYSLPLTLYITPIRLALEFVALAYSLVRLDMNHFFGIIQSLLWIITHPHLIWKRRRLVKKIRVVKDKKVLPWLYWGSVVFDYYIRGKKRSSEIVKE; via the coding sequence ATGTATAATCCTTTAGTCTCGGTAATCATTCCCCATTGGAACGGGATTGAGGTTTTGTCCGAATGTTTGGAATCTCTGGTTCAAACGAGATATCCAAATTTTGAAATTATTGTGGTGGATAATGCTTCCACTGACGGCAGCCCGGACTGGGTAAGCCTGAACTTTCCCCAAGTCAAATTAATAGAGAATGACCAAAACTATGGTTATGCCGGTGGCTGTAATCGTGGTGCCAAAGTAGCCAACGGTGACTATTTAGTATTCTTAAATAATGATACAATTCAAGATCATCATTGGTTGGATGGATTGGTTGACTTTATGAATCTCAATCAGGATGTGGCAGCGGTTCAGCCTAAAATATTAAACTATTTTGAACGGGATATTTTTGACTATGCCGGCGGTGCCGGTGGTTGGATAGATGTATTGGGTTTTCCCTTTGCCCGGGGTCGCGTATTTTTTGAACGGGAAAAAGATGAAGGGCAATACGATAGAATGCGTCCGATATTTTGGGCCAGCGGTACCGCTATCATGGTACGGAAATCTGATTTTGAATCGGCAAGTGGATTTGATGAAACATTTTTCGCCCATCAGGAAGAGATTGATTTATGCTGGAAGTTTCGCCTCATGGGGAAAGAAACCTGGGCTATTCCAAGTTCCGTGGTATATCACAAAAATGCCGTAACGCTGCCCATGTTCTCTCGGCAAAAACAATATTTGAATCATCGTAATTCACTGCTCATGGTTTTGTCTAATTACAGTCTACCCCTCACCTTATATATTACACCAATTCGTTTAGCGTTGGAGTTTGTGGCCTTGGCTTATTCACTAGTTCGCCTGGATATGAATCACTTTTTCGGCATCATTCAATCTTTATTGTGGATTATTACTCATCCCCATCTCATTTGGAAACGACGCAGACTTGTAAAAAAGATTCGCGTGGTAAAAGATAAAAAAGTTTTGCCCTGGTTATATTGGGGCAGTGTGGTCTTTGATTATTACATACGAGGCAAGAAACGATCGTCGGAGATTGTAAAAGAATAA